The Agromyces hippuratus genome has a window encoding:
- a CDS encoding HdeD family acid-resistance protein, translated as MSTSQPTGVFASFSLDASSLTKSAINTIRATLGISGAVALIFGFLITFWPKDSAVVITVLFGIYFLIAGIAYLGLGIFSKGISGGARTLDIILGLLFVIGGIIVLANPSESAVFFGIFLGILVGILWIVEGIVALAQSSDAGSRGWAIFFGILSIVAGIVVLFSPLWGIAILFVIAGISLIVLGIVQIVRAFTFGRGVTPAAE; from the coding sequence ATGTCTACGTCGCAACCCACCGGGGTTTTCGCGTCATTCTCGCTCGACGCATCGTCACTCACGAAGTCGGCGATCAACACCATCCGCGCGACGCTCGGCATCAGCGGCGCCGTCGCCCTCATCTTCGGCTTCCTCATCACCTTCTGGCCGAAGGACTCCGCCGTCGTGATCACGGTGCTGTTCGGCATCTACTTCCTGATCGCCGGCATCGCCTACCTCGGTCTCGGCATCTTCTCGAAGGGCATCTCGGGCGGCGCACGAACGCTCGACATCATCCTGGGCCTGCTCTTCGTGATCGGCGGCATCATCGTGCTCGCCAACCCGAGCGAGTCGGCCGTCTTCTTCGGCATCTTCCTCGGCATCCTCGTCGGCATCCTCTGGATCGTCGAGGGGATCGTCGCGCTCGCCCAGTCGAGTGACGCCGGCTCGCGAGGATGGGCGATCTTCTTCGGCATCCTGAGCATCGTGGCCGGCATCGTGGTGCTGTTCTCGCCGCTGTGGGGAATCGCGATTCTCTTCGTCATCGCCGGCATCAGCCTCATCGTGCTCGGCATCGTGCAGATCGTGCGTGCGTTCACCTTCGGACGCGGCGTCACTCCCGCTGCGGAGTAG
- a CDS encoding SDR family oxidoreductase, whose protein sequence is MTNPLAPEILDGRVALVTGSSRGIGADTARYLAAAGASVVINYRSKAPRAEKVVAEITEAGGTAIAVGADLTDAASVASMFERAAAELGPIDILVLNASGGMETGMGEDYAMRLNRDAQVNVVEGALPHLAPGARIVFVTSHQAHFIRTTPTMPEYEAVALSKRAGEDALRAKLPELEAAGFEFVVVSGDMIEGTITATLLERANPGAIEARKQDAGRLFNVAEFAAEVASAAVEPVPADNTRYVGDTSGFAREGDA, encoded by the coding sequence GTGACCAACCCGCTCGCCCCCGAAATCCTCGACGGCCGCGTCGCGCTCGTCACCGGCTCCTCGCGTGGAATCGGCGCCGACACCGCCCGCTACCTCGCGGCCGCCGGGGCATCCGTCGTCATCAACTACCGCAGCAAGGCCCCGCGCGCCGAGAAGGTCGTCGCCGAGATCACCGAGGCGGGCGGCACCGCCATCGCCGTCGGCGCGGACCTCACCGATGCGGCATCCGTCGCCTCGATGTTCGAGCGCGCCGCTGCCGAACTCGGCCCGATCGACATCCTCGTGCTCAACGCCTCGGGCGGCATGGAGACCGGCATGGGCGAGGACTACGCGATGCGCCTGAACCGCGACGCCCAGGTCAACGTCGTCGAGGGCGCGCTGCCCCACCTCGCTCCCGGAGCGCGCATCGTGTTCGTCACGAGCCACCAGGCGCACTTCATCCGCACGACACCGACGATGCCCGAGTACGAGGCCGTCGCGCTCTCGAAGCGTGCCGGTGAAGACGCGCTCCGCGCGAAGCTGCCCGAGCTCGAGGCCGCCGGGTTCGAGTTCGTCGTCGTCTCGGGCGACATGATCGAGGGCACCATCACGGCGACCCTGCTCGAGCGCGCGAACCCCGGAGCGATCGAGGCCCGCAAGCAGGACGCCGGCCGGCTGTTCAACGTCGCCGAGTTCGCAGCCGAGGTCGCTTCCGCCGCGGTCGAGCCGGTGCCCGCCGACAACACCCGCTACGTCGGCGACACCTCGGGCTTCGCGCGCGAGGGCGACGCCTGA
- the lnt gene encoding apolipoprotein N-acyltransferase encodes MPEKSHRPLLPLWGAVLAAAAGGFAYDLGFPGASIWPLAFVGIALALISLIGRSAWGAALVGLVFGLSFYLLQVSWTSLYLGPVPWLALSILESLFVAGGGVLIALAYRWLPRVSDSPWIRLVALPLLVAGLWCVREAAVGTMPYGGFPWARAALSQSESPFAQVVSWAGSTGLSFVMVAIVAGIIEWVRVAGWRRPVSVLPVAALLAVSMLVPAWQTTPAGELRVASVQGNGPSGYFDEREPGDVLAAQLAATEPILDEEGIDVLLWPEGGSDIDPTRSDSVAGIFDRLGEELDAPIVLNTVTVRDDEYFNTSMLWRAGEGAVALYDKRHPVPFGEYIPDRDFWYALAPDLIGLVQRGYTPGTNAPVFDLGDAVTGLAICFDVIYDDVIWEGARDGAQLYMLQTNNADFRGTDENQQQLAIARLRAIETGRSVVNISTVGTSQVIDPSGRTIDSLPAYEQGAMVTDVELRDGLTPSVVLGSSVPIVIVIGSLAALIAAGIIARRRSRDRGGDDDDAIRTDAP; translated from the coding sequence GTGCCCGAGAAGTCCCATCGCCCCCTCCTGCCGCTCTGGGGCGCGGTGCTGGCCGCCGCAGCCGGCGGGTTCGCCTACGACCTCGGTTTTCCCGGCGCGAGCATCTGGCCGCTCGCATTCGTCGGCATCGCGCTCGCGCTGATCAGCCTCATCGGTCGCTCGGCGTGGGGGGCCGCGCTCGTCGGCCTCGTCTTCGGACTCTCGTTCTATCTGCTGCAGGTCTCGTGGACCTCGCTCTACCTCGGCCCGGTGCCGTGGCTCGCGCTCTCGATCCTCGAGTCCCTCTTCGTCGCGGGCGGCGGCGTGCTGATCGCGCTCGCCTACCGGTGGTTGCCCCGGGTGAGCGACTCACCGTGGATCCGGCTGGTCGCGCTGCCGCTGCTCGTCGCGGGCCTCTGGTGCGTGCGCGAGGCCGCCGTCGGCACCATGCCGTACGGCGGGTTCCCATGGGCACGGGCTGCGCTCAGCCAGTCCGAGAGCCCGTTCGCCCAGGTGGTGTCGTGGGCCGGCTCGACAGGCCTCAGCTTCGTGATGGTGGCCATCGTGGCCGGCATCATCGAGTGGGTGCGTGTCGCGGGGTGGCGCCGGCCGGTCTCCGTGCTGCCCGTCGCGGCGCTGCTCGCGGTGTCGATGCTCGTGCCAGCATGGCAGACGACGCCGGCGGGTGAGCTCCGGGTCGCGAGCGTGCAGGGAAACGGGCCCTCCGGCTACTTCGACGAGCGCGAGCCGGGCGACGTGCTCGCCGCGCAGCTCGCGGCGACCGAGCCGATCCTCGACGAGGAGGGCATCGACGTGCTGCTCTGGCCCGAGGGCGGTTCCGACATCGACCCGACGCGGAGCGACTCCGTCGCCGGCATCTTCGATCGGCTGGGCGAGGAGCTCGATGCGCCGATCGTGTTGAACACCGTGACCGTGCGCGACGACGAGTACTTCAACACCTCGATGCTCTGGAGAGCGGGGGAGGGCGCCGTCGCGCTGTACGACAAGCGGCACCCGGTGCCCTTCGGCGAGTACATCCCCGATCGGGACTTCTGGTACGCGCTCGCACCGGACTTGATCGGGCTCGTGCAGCGCGGCTACACTCCCGGCACGAACGCGCCGGTGTTCGACCTCGGCGACGCCGTCACCGGGCTCGCGATCTGCTTCGACGTCATCTACGACGACGTCATCTGGGAGGGGGCGCGCGACGGTGCGCAGCTCTACATGCTCCAGACCAACAACGCCGACTTCCGCGGCACCGACGAGAACCAGCAGCAGCTCGCGATCGCGCGGCTCCGGGCGATCGAGACGGGTCGCTCGGTCGTGAACATCTCGACCGTCGGAACGAGCCAGGTCATCGACCCCTCGGGTCGGACGATCGACTCGCTGCCCGCCTACGAGCAGGGTGCGATGGTCACCGACGTCGAGCTGCGCGACGGGCTCACGCCGTCGGTCGTGCTCGGCTCGAGTGTGCCGATCGTGATCGTGATCGGTTCACTGGCGGCATTGATCGCCGCGGGCATCATCGCCCGCCGACGGTCTCGCGACCGCGGCGGCGATGACGACGACGCCATCCGAACGGATGCGCCCTAG
- a CDS encoding VOC family protein, translated as MDITIHSSFLPHTDPDASVAFYRDALGFEVRSDVEYEGMRWVTVGPTGQPDISIVLEPPAADPGITDHERDLIIEMMAKGTYSGILLATDDLDATFAQLQAVGAEIVQEPIEQGWGVRDCAVRDPAGNMIRIQEAS; from the coding sequence ATGGACATCACGATTCACTCGAGCTTCCTGCCGCACACCGACCCCGATGCATCCGTGGCCTTCTACCGCGATGCTCTCGGGTTCGAGGTCCGAAGCGATGTCGAGTACGAGGGGATGCGCTGGGTGACCGTCGGTCCGACGGGTCAACCCGACATCTCGATCGTGCTGGAGCCGCCGGCGGCCGATCCTGGCATCACCGATCACGAGCGCGATCTCATCATCGAGATGATGGCGAAGGGCACCTACTCCGGCATCCTGCTCGCCACCGACGACCTCGATGCGACGTTCGCACAGCTCCAGGCCGTGGGCGCCGAGATCGTGCAGGAACCGATCGAGCAGGGCTGGGGGGTGCGCGACTGCGCGGTGCGCGACCCTGCCGGCAACATGATCCGTATTCAGGAGGCGAGCTGA
- a CDS encoding SPFH domain-containing protein: MDVSGIIATIVVVAIVIFVIVVLAKSIRIIPQAYSGVVERLGRYHKTLSPGLNILVPFIDRLRPLVDMRETVVSFPPQPVITEDNLVVSIDTVVYFQVTDARAATYEIANYLGAVEQLTTTTLRNVVGGLNLEEALTSRDNINGQLRIVLDEATGKWGIRVGRVELKAIDPPHSIQDSMEKQMRAERDRRALILTAEGTKQSAILTAEGARQAAILEAEGDAKAAVLRAQGEAEAILTVFDAIHKGDADPKLLGYQYLQMLPQIAQGESNKLWIVPSELTEALKGIGKAFTPAAPPQAPEAPGATGPRL, translated from the coding sequence ATGGACGTTTCCGGCATCATCGCGACGATCGTCGTCGTCGCGATCGTCATCTTCGTCATCGTCGTGTTGGCGAAGTCGATCCGCATCATCCCCCAGGCCTACTCCGGCGTGGTCGAGCGGCTCGGGCGCTACCACAAGACCCTCAGCCCGGGGCTCAACATCCTGGTGCCGTTCATCGATCGGCTGCGCCCGCTCGTCGACATGCGCGAGACGGTCGTCTCCTTCCCGCCGCAGCCGGTCATCACCGAAGACAACCTCGTCGTCTCGATCGACACGGTCGTCTACTTCCAGGTGACCGACGCCCGTGCCGCGACGTACGAGATCGCGAACTACCTCGGCGCCGTCGAGCAGCTGACGACCACGACGCTGCGAAACGTGGTCGGCGGCCTGAACCTCGAGGAAGCGCTCACCTCGCGCGACAACATCAACGGTCAGCTGCGCATCGTGCTCGACGAGGCGACCGGCAAGTGGGGCATCCGCGTCGGACGCGTCGAGCTCAAGGCGATCGACCCGCCCCACTCCATCCAGGACTCGATGGAGAAGCAGATGCGCGCCGAGCGCGACCGCCGTGCACTCATCCTCACCGCCGAGGGCACCAAGCAGTCCGCCATCCTCACGGCCGAGGGCGCCCGCCAGGCCGCGATCCTCGAAGCCGAGGGCGATGCGAAGGCCGCGGTGCTGCGCGCCCAGGGTGAAGCCGAGGCGATCCTCACGGTCTTCGACGCCATCCACAAGGGCGACGCCGACCCGAAGCTGCTCGGGTACCAGTACCTGCAGATGCTCCCCCAGATCGCGCAGGGCGAGTCGAACAAGCTCTGGATCGTGCCGAGCGAACTCACCGAGGCGCTGAAGGGCATCGGCAAGGCGTTCACCCCCGCGGCTCCCCCGCAGGCGCCGGAGGCGCCCGGGGCGACCGGCCCGCGTCTCTGA
- a CDS encoding DsbA family protein: protein MKNSTKIQLAVIGGLVVAAVGIVFAVSANQAPAAAPGTAAAATPVVAENSHRLDVADGSTVTFTEFLDFECEVCAAVHPFVEELRADYAGEVTFVARYFPMPGHTNSRTAAIAVEAAAQQGEFEEMYDRMFETQAEWGEQQESKADLFRQYAADLGLDMAAYDEAVADPATEARVQFDFDAAVTLGAEGTPTIFINDELVPLTSPDDIRAALDRALAAAE from the coding sequence ATGAAGAACAGCACGAAGATCCAGCTCGCCGTGATCGGGGGTCTCGTGGTCGCCGCCGTGGGGATCGTCTTCGCCGTCAGCGCCAATCAGGCGCCTGCCGCGGCGCCGGGCACCGCGGCGGCGGCCACGCCGGTCGTGGCCGAGAACAGCCACCGACTCGACGTCGCCGATGGCAGCACGGTGACCTTCACCGAGTTCCTGGACTTCGAGTGCGAGGTGTGCGCCGCGGTCCATCCGTTCGTCGAGGAGCTGCGCGCCGACTATGCCGGCGAGGTGACCTTCGTGGCGCGGTACTTCCCGATGCCCGGGCACACGAACTCGCGCACGGCCGCCATCGCCGTCGAGGCCGCCGCCCAGCAGGGCGAGTTTGAGGAGATGTACGACCGCATGTTCGAGACCCAGGCCGAGTGGGGCGAGCAGCAGGAGTCGAAGGCCGACCTCTTCCGCCAGTACGCCGCCGACCTCGGGCTCGACATGGCAGCCTACGACGAGGCCGTCGCCGACCCCGCCACCGAGGCGCGCGTGCAGTTCGACTTCGACGCGGCCGTGACCCTCGGAGCCGAGGGAACACCGACCATCTTCATCAACGACGAGCTCGTTCCGCTGACGTCGCCCGATGACATCCGCGCCGCTCTGGACCGCGCCCTCGCCGCCGCGGAGTGA
- a CDS encoding RNA polymerase-binding protein RbpA — translation MADRSLRGMRIGAQSLQSEDGVVFADRAEYAYRCETCGRETVMTFSTEAELPESWECKHCGASAVLLVDSKPVEIDRSGEKVARTHWDMLLERRTRAELEELLEERLSYLRARRGQKIGA, via the coding sequence ATGGCGGACAGGAGCCTTCGAGGCATGCGCATCGGCGCACAGAGCCTGCAGAGTGAAGACGGCGTGGTGTTCGCAGACCGTGCGGAATACGCCTATCGCTGCGAGACCTGCGGTCGCGAGACCGTGATGACGTTCTCGACCGAGGCCGAGCTGCCCGAGTCGTGGGAGTGCAAGCACTGCGGAGCATCCGCTGTGCTGCTCGTGGACTCGAAGCCGGTCGAGATCGACCGCTCGGGCGAGAAGGTCGCCCGCACCCACTGGGACATGCTGCTCGAGCGACGCACCCGTGCCGAGCTCGAGGAGCTGCTGGAAGAGCGGCTCAGCTATCTTCGCGCCCGTCGCGGCCAGAAGATCGGCGCCTAG
- a CDS encoding NfeD family protein has product MDVLTQYAWIVWLVLILAFATIEVFTLEMTFLMLALGSVAGLLSGLFGIPWWAQFIIAALVAVALILLLRPPLLRMLRRGGDPTRSNIDALIGADGQVVRTVTPAGGQVRLQNGDVWTARLSPITEQTDVAVGERVLVTGIDGATAVVVPVERSTGA; this is encoded by the coding sequence TTGGATGTACTGACCCAGTACGCGTGGATCGTCTGGCTCGTGTTGATCCTCGCATTCGCGACCATCGAGGTCTTCACGCTCGAGATGACGTTCCTGATGCTCGCGCTCGGCAGCGTCGCCGGGCTGCTGTCGGGCCTGTTCGGCATTCCGTGGTGGGCGCAGTTCATCATCGCCGCGCTCGTCGCGGTCGCCTTGATCCTGTTGCTCCGGCCACCGCTCCTGCGGATGCTGCGGCGTGGCGGCGATCCGACGCGCAGCAACATCGACGCACTCATCGGCGCCGATGGCCAGGTCGTGCGCACCGTCACCCCCGCAGGGGGTCAGGTGCGCCTGCAGAACGGCGACGTGTGGACGGCTCGGTTGTCGCCCATCACCGAGCAGACGGATGTCGCGGTCGGCGAGCGTGTGCTCGTGACCGGTATCGACGGAGCGACGGCGGTCGTCGTTCCGGTGGAGAGGAGCACTGGGGCTTGA
- a CDS encoding phosphotransferase, with protein MAEEVLSGGNMEVVVRVGDTVRRVAGEWTPSVQAWLTAIRGSGVEQVPEPRGSDIEGREVLSYLPGSTLDRAEPAVLWSSAVLEQAGRLLRRIHDAEVPPALASGVWRTQRHDPVEVICHNDFAPYNLLVDGERLVGVIDFDMASPGPRIWDLAYLAYRLAPFAEDADGFDEVQAKGSESRMTRLHRVIDAYGVPYEASAVLATAVERLEELAAFTDARAMETERTDLVAHAAMYRRDAQRLRHRLQRPAR; from the coding sequence ATGGCGGAAGAGGTGCTGAGCGGCGGCAACATGGAAGTCGTGGTGCGGGTCGGCGACACCGTGCGCCGAGTGGCAGGCGAGTGGACCCCCTCGGTTCAGGCGTGGCTGACGGCGATTCGCGGGAGCGGCGTCGAGCAGGTGCCGGAGCCGCGGGGGAGTGACATCGAAGGTCGGGAAGTGCTCAGCTACCTCCCGGGTTCGACGCTCGATCGTGCGGAGCCGGCCGTGCTCTGGTCGTCGGCCGTGCTCGAGCAGGCGGGCCGGTTGCTGCGGCGGATTCACGATGCCGAGGTGCCACCCGCGCTCGCCTCCGGTGTCTGGCGTACCCAGCGGCACGATCCGGTCGAGGTGATCTGCCACAACGACTTCGCACCGTACAACCTGCTCGTCGATGGCGAACGACTGGTCGGCGTCATCGATTTCGACATGGCGTCGCCTGGGCCGCGAATCTGGGATCTCGCGTACCTCGCATATCGCCTCGCACCTTTCGCCGAGGATGCCGACGGATTCGACGAGGTTCAGGCGAAGGGCAGTGAATCCCGGATGACCCGGCTGCACCGTGTGATCGACGCGTACGGCGTTCCGTACGAGGCATCCGCTGTACTGGCGACCGCCGTGGAACGACTCGAGGAACTCGCCGCGTTCACCGATGCCCGCGCGATGGAGACCGAGCGCACCGACCTCGTCGCGCACGCCGCGATGTACCGTCGAGACGCTCAGCGACTCCGTCATCGCCTGCAACGGCCGGCACGATGA
- a CDS encoding GNAT family N-acetyltransferase, producing MLVASWRETYRGTMPDRVLDDDGLVEARERFWTAALVDERYRANRVALAEREGIVIGVAMAGPPEVPTAECSAHLFVLYVLAAEHGTGVGAALLDAVIEGNDESVALWVADPNPRAQAFYRKHGFHADGAVQSVEGVRSIRMVRIPSQHTN from the coding sequence ATGCTCGTCGCGTCGTGGCGCGAGACATACCGCGGGACGATGCCCGATCGTGTGCTCGACGATGACGGGCTCGTCGAAGCTCGCGAACGATTCTGGACCGCCGCACTCGTCGACGAGCGGTACCGCGCGAATCGCGTCGCGCTGGCCGAACGGGAAGGAATCGTCATCGGGGTCGCGATGGCCGGCCCGCCAGAAGTGCCGACGGCCGAATGCAGCGCGCATCTCTTCGTGCTGTACGTCCTCGCGGCAGAACACGGCACCGGCGTCGGCGCGGCGCTCCTCGACGCTGTCATCGAAGGAAACGATGAGTCGGTCGCCCTGTGGGTCGCCGATCCGAACCCGAGAGCGCAGGCGTTCTATCGCAAGCACGGATTCCATGCTGACGGGGCGGTGCAGAGCGTGGAGGGTGTCCGCTCGATCCGGATGGTACGAATCCCATCGCAGCACACGAACTGA
- a CDS encoding M23 family metallopeptidase produces the protein MSADTATVLSLPFTGMWMAQNSPARRVPSHGVDLFGERYAIDFVAVDRRRRSAERRDWRTLVSTEPAERFRGFGRSILAPADGVIVDVHDGEADHEGRRSQLALVPYALGQASRLRQGHHAVAGNSVTIALQDGRAFVSLAHLRLGSIRVAVGDAVTTGQPIAACGNSGNSTEPHVHLQVMDRIDPTHAEGLPLAFRSFREWRLRSGRPYKVETGIPGERSIVEPLA, from the coding sequence ATGAGCGCCGACACGGCGACCGTGCTGTCCCTGCCGTTCACCGGGATGTGGATGGCGCAGAACAGCCCTGCCCGCCGAGTGCCGAGCCACGGGGTCGACCTCTTCGGCGAGCGGTACGCCATCGACTTCGTCGCCGTAGATCGGCGTCGACGATCGGCGGAGCGACGCGACTGGCGCACGCTCGTCTCGACCGAACCTGCCGAGCGGTTCCGCGGATTCGGACGCTCCATCCTCGCTCCGGCCGACGGCGTCATCGTCGACGTCCACGACGGCGAGGCCGATCACGAGGGCCGGCGATCGCAGCTCGCGCTGGTGCCGTACGCGCTCGGGCAGGCATCGCGACTTCGACAGGGCCACCACGCCGTGGCGGGCAACTCGGTGACGATCGCGTTGCAGGACGGGCGGGCCTTCGTCTCGCTCGCCCACCTGCGCCTCGGATCGATCCGCGTCGCGGTCGGCGACGCGGTGACGACCGGGCAGCCGATCGCCGCGTGCGGCAACTCCGGCAACTCGACCGAGCCGCACGTGCACCTGCAGGTGATGGACCGAATCGATCCGACTCATGCCGAGGGGCTGCCGCTGGCGTTCCGATCCTTCAGGGAATGGCGACTGCGGTCTGGCCGGCCGTACAAGGTCGAGACAGGCATCCCCGGTGAGCGTTCCATCGTCGAACCGCTCGCCTGA
- a CDS encoding glycerophosphodiester phosphodiesterase family protein, translating into MVTAYFEPSRPRVLAHRGLALEAPENTLLAFAKAVALGAEYIETDVHLTADGVAVVAHDPTLERVADRAVDVEKLTMGELRRIALGNGQGFCSLEEALDAFPETLFNIDVKVESAVEATVASVTKTRAGSRVLLTSFSERRRRRLAELLPDTATSAGGAGVIRTRLASLTGSTSAMHRALHGARALQVPERVGVLPLVTERFVAAVHRAGAEVHVWTINDPADMARLLDLGVDGLVTDRADLALPLIDARN; encoded by the coding sequence GTGGTCACTGCCTACTTCGAGCCGTCGAGGCCGCGAGTGCTCGCGCACCGCGGCCTCGCCCTCGAAGCACCCGAGAACACCCTCCTCGCATTCGCCAAGGCCGTCGCGCTCGGCGCGGAGTACATCGAGACCGACGTGCATCTGACCGCCGACGGTGTCGCGGTGGTGGCGCACGACCCGACACTCGAACGTGTCGCCGATCGCGCCGTCGACGTCGAGAAACTCACGATGGGCGAATTGCGACGCATCGCCCTCGGGAACGGGCAGGGGTTCTGCTCCCTCGAAGAGGCGCTCGATGCGTTTCCCGAGACCCTATTCAACATCGACGTGAAGGTCGAGAGCGCGGTCGAGGCGACTGTCGCGTCGGTGACGAAGACCCGCGCCGGTTCTCGAGTGCTGCTCACGAGCTTCTCCGAGCGCCGCCGGCGGCGCCTCGCCGAACTGTTGCCCGACACCGCGACCTCCGCAGGCGGCGCCGGAGTCATCCGAACCCGCCTGGCGTCGCTCACCGGTTCGACGTCCGCCATGCACCGAGCACTGCACGGAGCTCGCGCACTGCAGGTGCCCGAGCGGGTCGGCGTGCTGCCACTCGTGACCGAGCGCTTCGTCGCCGCCGTGCACCGCGCTGGAGCGGAAGTGCACGTCTGGACCATCAACGACCCCGCCGACATGGCACGACTGCTCGACCTCGGCGTCGACGGCCTCGTGACCGACCGCGCCGACCTCGCACTCCCCCTCATCGACGCTCGAAACTGA